One window of Manihot esculenta cultivar AM560-2 chromosome 17, M.esculenta_v8, whole genome shotgun sequence genomic DNA carries:
- the LOC110604957 gene encoding MYB-like transcription factor EOBII — protein sequence MDKKPCISEEAEVRKGPWTMEEDMILINYIANHGEGAWNSLAKAAGLKRTGKSCRLRWLNYLRPDVRRGNITPEEQLLIMELHAKWGNRWSKIAKHLPGRTDNEIKNFWRTRIQKHIKQEEAFSGQSSCEINEHPSTSLQASAMMETYSPSSYQESTMEAFPAETLAPDQSTDNYWSMEDLWSMQLFNGDYLINSRVN from the exons ATGGACAAAAAGCCATGCATCTCCGAGGAAGCTGAAGTGAGAAAAGGGCCATGGACCATGGAAGAAGACATGATCTTGATCAACTACATCGCTAACCATGGAGAAGGTGCATGGAACTCTCTCGCTAAAGCTGCTG GTCTGAAACGTACTGGAAAGAGTTGCAGGCTCCGGTGGCTGAACTATCTCCGGCCAGACGTTCGAAGAGGGAACATAACTCCTGAGGAACAGCTCTTGATCATGGAACTGCATGCTAAGTGGGGAAACAG GTGGTCGAAAATTGCAAAGCATCTTCCAGGAAGGACTGACAACGAAATAAAGAATTTCTGGAGGACTAGAATCCAGAAGCATATTAAGCAAGAAGAGGCATTTTCTGGGCAGAGTAGCTGTGAGATAAACGAGCATCCAAGCACCAGTCTGCAGGCCTCTGCAATGATGGAAACTTACTCTCCATCATCTTACCAAGAGAGCACCATGGAAGCTTTTCCTGCAGAAACTTTAGCTCCTGATCAATCCACCGACAACTACTGGAGCATGGAGGATCTCTGGTCCATGCAGTTATTTAATGGCGATTACTTAATTAATTCCAGGGTTAATTAG